The following coding sequences lie in one Mesorhizobium sp. NZP2298 genomic window:
- a CDS encoding aldo/keto reductase, giving the protein MKLVFVEAIGSKVSSVGFGCASLGSRIGVRKGLETLERAYEAGITWYDVAPSYGDGMAESIWGEFASRKRDSVCVCTKVGMRPPKTSATMRALKPLSRIAIATVPALKRYASRVRPTPFKVPLSAEFIRSSAEESLRRLRTDYVDVLALHRPTAEELVREDIIRAVERVVQDGKARAISVAGDLEAGMTALDESLPYRFVQIANTPLEPNLGKLKERAHGHRTFVTHGTFSGLDRIVETLNAQKEILAALGDLGYRGSPTDVAVSFLADYAFATNSAGVTLVSMFKKEHLDFNLLRLKNHPTPERLNAIVAALAMGVKTDQLRLPGS; this is encoded by the coding sequence ATGAAGCTGGTCTTTGTCGAAGCGATCGGCAGCAAGGTATCAAGTGTCGGTTTTGGCTGCGCTTCGCTTGGCTCTCGCATCGGAGTTCGCAAGGGGCTCGAGACGCTCGAACGCGCGTACGAGGCTGGGATAACGTGGTACGACGTAGCGCCTTCCTATGGCGACGGGATGGCGGAATCGATCTGGGGCGAATTTGCATCCAGGAAGCGCGATAGTGTCTGCGTCTGTACCAAGGTTGGCATGCGTCCGCCGAAGACCTCCGCCACCATGCGAGCGCTGAAGCCGTTGTCACGGATTGCCATTGCGACGGTTCCGGCGCTCAAGCGGTATGCCTCAAGAGTGCGCCCCACGCCATTCAAGGTGCCGCTGTCTGCGGAGTTTATAAGATCAAGCGCCGAGGAGAGCCTGCGGCGTCTTCGCACGGATTACGTCGATGTCCTTGCGCTGCACCGTCCGACCGCCGAGGAACTTGTTCGCGAGGATATCATCCGGGCCGTGGAGCGCGTGGTTCAGGACGGGAAGGCCCGGGCCATTTCGGTCGCAGGAGACCTTGAGGCTGGAATGACGGCTCTCGATGAATCGCTGCCTTATCGCTTCGTTCAGATTGCCAATACCCCGCTGGAGCCCAACCTGGGGAAGTTGAAGGAGCGCGCTCACGGGCACAGAACGTTTGTGACGCATGGGACCTTCTCAGGCCTCGATCGAATCGTCGAGACGTTAAATGCGCAAAAGGAAATACTGGCCGCTCTTGGCGACCTCGGATACCGCGGCAGTCCGACTGACGTTGCTGTCTCATTTCTCGCCGACTACGCATTCGCAACCAATTCAGCAGGCGTCACCCTGGTCTCCATGTTCAAGAAGGAGCACCTCGATTTCAATCTGCTGCGATTGAAGAACCATCCAACACCCGAGCGGCTAAATGCCATCGTCGCCGCGCTCGCCATGGGCGTGAAGACTGATCAGCTTCGCCTGCCGGGGTCTTAA
- a CDS encoding Maf-like protein, whose product MSILQKLVLASGSPRRIELLQQAGIEPDRILPADIDETPLRAEHPRSLAKRLSKEKAEKAFASLKTETDYAPGFVLAADTVVAVGRRILPKAETLDDAANCLGLLSGRSHRVYSGICLITPGGKLRQRLVETRVRFKRLPREEIDAYVASGEWRGKAGGYAVQGLAGAFVVKLVGSYTNIVGLPLYETVALLSGEGFKIHQNWLSTRP is encoded by the coding sequence ATGAGCATTTTGCAGAAGCTGGTGCTTGCCTCGGGTTCGCCGCGCCGCATCGAACTCTTGCAGCAGGCCGGCATCGAGCCGGACCGGATCCTGCCAGCCGATATCGACGAAACGCCGCTGCGTGCCGAGCATCCGCGTTCGCTCGCCAAGCGGCTGTCGAAGGAAAAGGCCGAGAAGGCGTTCGCGTCGCTCAAGACCGAGACGGACTACGCGCCAGGCTTCGTGTTGGCCGCCGACACGGTTGTCGCGGTTGGGCGGCGCATCCTGCCCAAGGCCGAAACACTCGATGATGCCGCCAACTGCCTCGGGTTGTTGTCCGGTCGTTCGCACCGCGTCTATTCCGGCATCTGCCTGATCACGCCAGGCGGCAAGCTGCGCCAGCGGCTGGTCGAGACGCGGGTGCGTTTCAAGCGACTGCCGCGCGAGGAGATCGACGCCTATGTCGCCTCGGGCGAATGGCGCGGCAAGGCCGGCGGCTATGCCGTCCAGGGCCTCGCGGGGGCCTTTGTCGTCAAGCTCGTCGGCTCCTACACCAACATCGTTGGGCTGCCGCTCTATGAAACGGTGGCGCTGCTGTCGGGCGAAGGCTTCAAGATCCATCAGAACTGGCTGTCCACGCGGCCATGA
- a CDS encoding DUF2948 family protein yields the protein MAALKLIALDDQDLSIVSAHVQDAVLKVSDLEYLPSAKRFVLTMNRFVWEAKSSLFRQHNERRQAVLHFDRVLGAKTNGIARDKPAEVLSLLAISFIEISKPAGIVELIFSGGGTIMLDVECIEARLADIGGAWEATSRPVHKA from the coding sequence ATGGCAGCCCTCAAGCTTATCGCGCTCGACGACCAGGATCTGAGCATTGTTTCGGCTCATGTCCAGGACGCCGTCCTGAAAGTCAGTGACCTCGAATACCTGCCCTCGGCCAAGCGCTTCGTGCTGACCATGAACCGTTTCGTCTGGGAGGCGAAGTCGAGCCTGTTTCGCCAGCACAATGAGCGGCGGCAGGCCGTTCTGCATTTCGATCGGGTGCTGGGCGCCAAGACCAATGGCATTGCCCGCGACAAGCCGGCCGAGGTGCTGTCCCTGCTGGCGATCAGCTTCATCGAGATCAGCAAGCCGGCAGGCATCGTCGAGCTGATCTTTTCGGGCGGTGGCACCATCATGCTCGATGTCGAATGCATCGAGGCCCGCCTTGCCGATATTGGCGGCGCGTGGGAAGCCACGTCGCGTCCCGTCCACAAGGCTTGA
- a CDS encoding ROK family transcriptional regulator produces MTGRIGGGSSARTSPNGIYPAYRGANQVGLRASNERLALSLIRIHGQLSKAQIAEITGLTKQTASVIVRSLEAEGLLSAGRPVKGKVGQPSVPMSINPEGALFLGLRLGLRHADIALVDFVGGVLEQRRLSYGAGEMGEIARIAYTAIAEMRSRLTAAQHARLEDIGIAVASDILAAVANGKGTDGPESAWAEFEDLALQMGKETHLSIYLDRDAVAACSAELAYGLAGGAPDFLYIFIGHLLDGGIVQHGRLGFSRRDARPGIGRILVPSASGGVAPLGTSVSVDDVGLAPGSRAPDPELRKWIEATSSSISMAVHSASALATFRGIVLDGLMPQWVRAELVREIREKLSAIGASDLAALFVREGTSDRQAAGLGAACIPLLDRFFLQSDANGPAGSAEA; encoded by the coding sequence GTGACCGGACGTATAGGGGGCGGAAGCTCTGCCCGAACGAGCCCAAACGGTATCTATCCAGCTTACAGGGGCGCGAACCAGGTCGGCCTCCGCGCGTCGAATGAACGTCTTGCCCTGTCGCTGATCAGGATTCACGGTCAACTGTCCAAAGCCCAGATCGCCGAGATCACCGGGTTAACCAAGCAGACCGCGTCCGTCATCGTCCGCTCCCTCGAGGCGGAAGGACTGCTGTCGGCGGGAAGGCCCGTCAAGGGCAAGGTCGGACAGCCGTCGGTCCCGATGTCGATCAATCCCGAGGGAGCGCTGTTTCTTGGCCTGCGGCTGGGGCTGCGCCATGCGGACATCGCACTAGTCGATTTTGTCGGCGGGGTTCTGGAGCAGCGAAGGCTGTCCTACGGCGCGGGCGAAATGGGTGAAATAGCACGCATCGCATATACGGCGATTGCCGAGATGCGCTCGCGCCTGACCGCAGCCCAGCACGCGCGGCTGGAGGACATCGGCATAGCGGTAGCTTCGGATATTCTCGCGGCGGTCGCAAACGGCAAGGGCACGGACGGTCCGGAGAGCGCGTGGGCCGAGTTTGAGGACCTGGCCCTGCAAATGGGCAAGGAAACACATCTATCGATCTATCTCGATCGGGACGCGGTGGCGGCATGCAGCGCGGAACTGGCCTATGGGCTGGCCGGGGGCGCGCCCGACTTCCTCTATATCTTCATCGGGCATTTGCTTGACGGAGGCATTGTCCAACATGGTCGCCTCGGCTTCTCGCGGCGCGATGCAAGGCCTGGAATCGGACGCATCCTGGTACCATCTGCGAGCGGCGGTGTGGCACCGCTCGGCACATCGGTTTCGGTTGACGATGTCGGTCTGGCGCCAGGGTCTCGCGCCCCCGACCCGGAGCTCAGGAAATGGATCGAGGCAACCTCGTCCAGCATATCGATGGCGGTCCATTCGGCGTCGGCGCTTGCCACATTCAGGGGCATCGTTCTGGACGGCCTCATGCCGCAATGGGTGAGAGCCGAGCTGGTGCGCGAGATCAGGGAAAAGCTCTCGGCCATCGGCGCCAGTGATCTGGCGGCTCTCTTCGTCAGGGAGGGCACTTCGGACCGGCAGGCAGCCGGCCTTGGGGCGGCCTGCATTCCCCTCCTCGACAGATTCTTCTTGCAATCGGACGCCAATGGCCCCGCGGGCTCGGCAGAAGCCTGA
- a CDS encoding DUF1194 domain-containing protein: MFESKHQDASASSAAASFREQARAIGTGIPKPTERPANGPAKRASSYLRLAGTLAASVFWASQAHAANVDVAVVFAVDFSSSIDPEIADMQREGHAAALTSPEIIAAITRNYVGCISVAYFEWSSPGHTRIVLPWISICGLEDAKAAASVISKRGDTGHIRRGRSGTSVSSAIDVGTLLLDQFPGKAAKKVIDISSNGENNDGLPVQPSRLNAIAKGYTINAIAIPAEDENPDQPLASYFAQSVIGGSQAFVMTSKGPSDYATALRRKLVTEVSMDGDPRIPGIR; the protein is encoded by the coding sequence ATGTTCGAAAGCAAGCATCAGGACGCAAGCGCCTCGTCCGCGGCGGCCTCCTTTCGCGAGCAGGCGCGAGCGATAGGCACGGGCATTCCGAAGCCGACTGAACGACCGGCCAATGGGCCGGCAAAACGGGCCAGCTCATATTTGAGACTGGCGGGAACCCTTGCCGCTTCGGTGTTTTGGGCATCGCAAGCCCATGCCGCCAATGTTGATGTTGCTGTCGTGTTCGCGGTCGATTTCTCGTCCTCGATTGATCCGGAGATTGCCGACATGCAGCGCGAGGGGCATGCCGCGGCGCTCACCTCGCCCGAGATTATCGCGGCCATCACCCGAAATTATGTTGGCTGCATCAGCGTAGCCTACTTTGAATGGTCAAGCCCCGGACACACACGCATCGTGCTGCCGTGGATAAGCATCTGTGGGCTGGAAGACGCCAAGGCGGCGGCCTCGGTGATCAGCAAGAGAGGCGATACCGGCCATATTCGCAGGGGGCGAAGCGGCACATCCGTTTCCTCGGCCATCGACGTCGGAACGCTTCTGCTCGATCAGTTTCCTGGAAAGGCGGCCAAGAAAGTGATCGACATCTCTTCCAACGGTGAGAACAACGATGGACTTCCCGTCCAGCCCAGCAGGCTCAACGCCATCGCCAAGGGATACACGATCAACGCGATCGCCATTCCAGCAGAAGATGAGAATCCCGACCAACCATTGGCATCCTATTTCGCCCAATCGGTCATTGGCGGCTCGCAAGCCTTCGTCATGACATCGAAGGGCCCAAGCGACTATGCCACCGCGCTGCGCCGGAAGCTGGTGACGGAAGTGAGCATGGACGGCGACCCACGAATTCCCGGCATCAGGTAG
- the murA gene encoding UDP-N-acetylglucosamine 1-carboxyvinyltransferase codes for MDRIRIVGGNKLVGSIPISGAKNAALPLMIASLLTDDTLTLENVPHLADVEQLIRILGNHGVDYSVNGRREKQNEGYSRTINFSARNIVDTTAPYELVSKMRASFWVIGPLLARMGEAKVSLPGGCAIGTRPVDLFLEGLQALGADLDVDTGYVIAKTKNGRLVGNRYVFPKVSVGATHVLMMAASLAKGETVLENAACEPEIVNLAECLNAMGAKISGAGTPTITIDGVDALSGARVRVIPDRIETGTYAMAVAMTGGDVVLEGARPELLQTALDVISQTGAEITQTNSGIRVKRNGAGISPVDVTTAPFPAFPTDLQAQFMGLMTMAKGKSRITETIFENRFMHVQELARLGAHITLSGQTAIVDGVAKLKGAPVMATDLRASVSLVIAGLAAEGETTVNRVYHLDRGFERLEEKLSNCGAVIERISA; via the coding sequence ATGGATCGCATCAGAATTGTCGGCGGCAACAAGCTCGTCGGAAGCATTCCGATCTCGGGTGCGAAAAATGCCGCTTTGCCGCTGATGATCGCCTCGCTTCTGACCGACGACACGCTGACGCTGGAAAACGTGCCGCATCTGGCCGATGTCGAGCAGCTGATCCGCATTCTCGGCAATCACGGCGTCGACTATTCGGTCAATGGCCGCCGCGAGAAACAGAACGAGGGCTATTCGCGCACCATCAATTTCTCCGCCCGCAACATTGTCGACACGACGGCACCTTACGAGCTGGTGTCGAAGATGCGTGCGTCTTTCTGGGTGATCGGCCCGCTGCTGGCCCGCATGGGCGAAGCCAAGGTGTCGCTGCCCGGCGGCTGCGCCATCGGCACGCGCCCGGTCGACCTGTTCCTCGAAGGTCTGCAGGCGCTCGGCGCCGATCTCGACGTCGACACCGGCTATGTCATCGCCAAGACCAAGAATGGGCGCCTGGTCGGCAACCGCTATGTCTTCCCGAAAGTCTCGGTCGGCGCTACCCATGTGCTGATGATGGCGGCATCACTGGCCAAGGGCGAAACCGTGCTGGAAAACGCCGCCTGCGAGCCCGAAATCGTCAACCTCGCCGAATGCCTCAACGCCATGGGCGCGAAGATTTCCGGCGCCGGCACGCCGACCATCACGATCGACGGCGTCGACGCGCTGTCGGGCGCGCGCGTGCGCGTCATTCCGGACCGCATCGAGACCGGCACCTATGCCATGGCTGTCGCCATGACCGGTGGCGATGTCGTGCTCGAAGGCGCGCGTCCCGAGCTGCTGCAGACCGCGCTGGACGTGATTTCGCAGACGGGAGCCGAGATCACACAGACCAATTCCGGCATCCGCGTGAAGCGCAACGGCGCCGGCATTTCGCCGGTCGACGTGACGACCGCGCCCTTCCCGGCCTTCCCGACCGACCTGCAGGCGCAGTTCATGGGCCTGATGACCATGGCCAAGGGCAAGTCGCGCATCACGGAGACGATCTTCGAAAACCGTTTCATGCATGTGCAGGAACTGGCCCGGCTCGGCGCCCACATCACGCTTTCGGGCCAGACGGCGATCGTCGACGGCGTGGCGAAGCTGAAAGGCGCGCCGGTCATGGCCACCGATCTTCGCGCGTCCGTCTCGCTGGTCATCGCCGGCCTTGCCGCCGAAGGCGAGACCACCGTCAACCGCGTCTATCATCTCGACCGCGGCTTCGAGCGGCTGGAGGAGAAACTCTCCAATTGCGGCGCGGTGATCGAGCGGATTTCAGCTTAG
- a CDS encoding DMT family transporter yields MLLLFAAALWGLGNVAQKTMPVHLDALSAVGLRCLIGGLLVLPFVLTERRLPAGPGHFSSLARVGVLFAVSITLQQLCHLGATVTNASFLVSTATVMTPLAAWLLIGERPTASLAVAAGLTVVGALLLSGGIGSLGGGDLTAILSAACYALWMVELGRRMQAHARPFTSAATQFLGAAAFALPLGAIQGTSCGPSRPAAVRRGGQGPPPNFHMLKMTALKASGCRDGE; encoded by the coding sequence TTGCTGCTGCTGTTTGCCGCTGCCCTATGGGGCTTGGGCAACGTCGCACAAAAGACGATGCCTGTTCATCTTGACGCGCTGAGTGCCGTCGGCTTGCGCTGCCTGATCGGGGGGTTGCTTGTGCTGCCCTTTGTCTTGACCGAAAGGCGACTGCCCGCGGGGCCGGGCCATTTTTCCAGCCTGGCCAGGGTGGGCGTGCTGTTTGCCGTCTCCATCACGCTTCAGCAACTTTGCCATCTCGGCGCCACGGTCACAAATGCAAGCTTCCTGGTGAGCACGGCAACCGTGATGACGCCACTTGCCGCCTGGCTGCTCATCGGTGAACGTCCGACCGCGAGCCTCGCGGTCGCCGCCGGGCTGACCGTGGTCGGCGCCCTGCTTTTGTCCGGCGGGATCGGCAGTCTCGGCGGCGGCGATCTCACCGCCATTCTGTCGGCCGCCTGCTATGCGCTGTGGATGGTCGAGCTCGGCCGGCGCATGCAAGCCCATGCGCGGCCGTTCACCAGCGCGGCGACACAGTTTCTAGGCGCCGCCGCCTTCGCCCTGCCGCTCGGGGCAATCCAAGGCACCTCTTGTGGACCAAGCCGACCTGCTGCTGTTCGGCGTGGGGGCCAAGGCCCCCCGCCAAATTTCCACATGTTGAAAATGACCGCCCTGAAAGCAAGCGGTTGTCGGGATGGAGAATAG
- the yacG gene encoding DNA gyrase inhibitor YacG: MNSDSKITPLRPKRPCPECGKPSARDTFPFCSTRCKDIDLNRWLKGAYVIKARDDEEEPDTDEPQ, encoded by the coding sequence ATGAATTCCGACTCCAAGATCACGCCGCTACGCCCAAAGCGCCCCTGCCCCGAATGCGGCAAGCCATCGGCGCGCGACACCTTTCCGTTCTGCTCGACGCGCTGCAAGGACATCGACCTCAACCGCTGGCTGAAGGGCGCCTATGTCATCAAGGCTCGCGACGACGAGGAAGAGCCGGACACCGACGAGCCGCAATAA
- a CDS encoding SGNH/GDSL hydrolase family protein, which translates to MVRGDWIATWTASPMNVWGADMVIPGFYNQTVREIARISVGGQRLRIRVSNEFGSAPVVINAAHVALAGEDGAIQPLTSRPLTFGGDATASIAPGAPLFSDPVELATPALSRLALSFYVSGHLPVETHHYEAQQTAFISIPGNFAASELLPLQQTTTSRYFASAIYVDAKEGSRAIACFGDSITDGYGSQIDGDRRWPDILSERLSAGTATQDLAVLNLGIGGNRLLSNRRGTKALERFDRDVLSLPRVSHLVILEGVNDIGWPNTALAGADEAVTAKQIISAIRQLAARAETAGIRVILGTLTPFEGTTSESPVGDFYTPEKEKGRAAVNAWIRKAEGVHGFVDFDAAVRDPGRPTRLLPAYDCGDHIHPSDAGYRAMAQAIDMALFE; encoded by the coding sequence ATGGTACGCGGCGACTGGATCGCAACATGGACTGCCAGCCCTATGAATGTCTGGGGCGCCGACATGGTGATCCCGGGGTTCTACAACCAGACGGTTCGCGAGATTGCCCGCATCAGCGTCGGTGGCCAGCGGTTAAGGATACGGGTGTCGAACGAGTTCGGCAGCGCACCGGTCGTCATCAACGCGGCGCATGTCGCACTGGCGGGCGAGGACGGAGCCATCCAGCCCCTGACGAGCCGCCCCCTCACCTTTGGCGGCGACGCGACCGCCTCGATCGCGCCGGGCGCTCCGCTGTTCAGCGATCCCGTGGAATTGGCAACGCCCGCGCTGTCCCGGCTTGCCCTGAGTTTCTATGTGAGCGGCCACCTTCCGGTGGAAACCCACCATTACGAGGCGCAGCAGACGGCTTTCATATCCATACCGGGGAATTTCGCGGCCTCCGAACTCCTGCCGCTTCAGCAAACCACCACCAGCCGCTACTTCGCTTCAGCCATCTACGTCGACGCAAAGGAAGGATCGCGCGCGATTGCCTGCTTCGGCGACTCCATTACCGACGGCTACGGTTCGCAGATAGACGGCGACAGGCGGTGGCCGGACATTCTGAGCGAGCGGCTCAGCGCCGGCACCGCAACGCAGGACCTGGCCGTGCTCAACCTTGGCATCGGCGGCAACCGGCTTCTGAGCAATCGCCGCGGCACGAAGGCTTTGGAGCGGTTCGACCGCGATGTGCTCAGCCTGCCCAGGGTATCGCATCTCGTCATTCTGGAGGGCGTCAACGACATAGGCTGGCCCAACACCGCGCTCGCGGGCGCCGATGAGGCCGTAACGGCAAAACAAATCATATCGGCGATCAGGCAGCTTGCCGCGCGCGCCGAGACTGCCGGCATTCGCGTCATCCTGGGGACCCTGACCCCATTCGAAGGAACAACATCGGAATCGCCGGTCGGCGATTTCTACACCCCCGAGAAGGAGAAGGGTCGCGCCGCCGTCAATGCATGGATCCGAAAGGCCGAAGGCGTTCACGGCTTTGTCGACTTTGATGCCGCCGTTCGCGATCCTGGCCGGCCAACCAGGCTCCTCCCAGCCTATGATTGCGGCGATCACATCCACCCGAGCGACGCGGGCTACAGGGCCATGGCACAAGCCATCGACATGGCCCTGTTCGAGTAA
- a CDS encoding arsenate-mycothiol transferase ArsC — protein sequence MNAVRSPMAEQLARRMLPATIFVASAGVRAGERDPFVDAVLAEEGLTLGERHPRTLGDLEDDYFDLIVTLAPEAHHAALELTRSLAVEVEYWPTQDPTGASGTREQIMAAYRDVRERLKLRISRRFLPPEAKNATD from the coding sequence ATGAACGCCGTGCGCTCGCCGATGGCCGAGCAACTGGCGCGCCGGATGCTGCCCGCCACCATCTTCGTCGCCTCGGCCGGCGTGCGCGCCGGCGAGCGCGACCCGTTCGTCGACGCCGTGCTTGCCGAGGAGGGTCTCACGCTGGGCGAGCGTCATCCAAGGACGCTGGGCGATCTCGAGGACGACTATTTCGACCTGATCGTCACGCTGGCGCCGGAGGCGCACCATGCCGCGCTGGAGCTCACCCGCTCGCTCGCCGTCGAGGTCGAATACTGGCCGACGCAGGACCCAACCGGTGCCAGCGGCACGCGCGAGCAGATCATGGCGGCCTACCGCGACGTGCGCGAGCGACTGAAGTTGCGCATAAGCCGACGTTTTTTGCCTCCAGAAGCAAAAAACGCGACGGATTAA
- the infA gene encoding translation initiation factor IF-1, producing the protein MPKEEVLEFPGVVTELLPNAMFRVKLENEHEIIAHTAGRMRKNRIRVLTGDKVLVEMTPYDLTKGRITYRFK; encoded by the coding sequence ATGCCGAAGGAAGAAGTCCTCGAGTTTCCGGGTGTCGTGACGGAATTGTTGCCCAACGCGATGTTCCGGGTGAAGCTCGAAAACGAACATGAGATTATCGCCCATACGGCCGGCCGCATGCGTAAGAACCGCATCCGCGTGCTGACCGGCGACAAGGTTCTGGTCGAGATGACGCCATACGACCTGACCAAGGGCCGCATCACCTACCGCTTCAAGTAA
- the hisD gene encoding histidinol dehydrogenase: protein MAITLAQSDADFEQRFAAFLTTKREVSADVEAAVRAIIARVRAEGDAALIDYSSRFDRADLKSVGIAVSKDEIASAYDRADAQTIKALEFARDRIRAYHEQQLPKDNRYTDAAGVELGWRWTAIEAVGLYVPGGTASYPSSVLMNAIPARVAGVERVAICVPASGGAIPPLVLVAADIAGVSEIYRVGGAQAIAALAYGTETIKPVAKVVGPGNAYVAAAKRQVFGTVGIDMIAGPSEVLVVADGNNNPDWIAADLLAQAEHDVSAQSILITDDPAFGKAVEQAVQRQLQSLPRGETAAASWRDFGAVIEVKTIEAALPLVDRIAAEHVELAIDDAEGFLSRMRNAGAVFLGRHTPEAIGDYVGGSNHVLPTARSARFSSGLSVLDFVKRTSVLKLGPEQLRVLAPAAIALAKAEGLEAHGRSVAIRLNM, encoded by the coding sequence ATGGCCATCACGCTTGCCCAGTCCGATGCTGATTTCGAGCAGCGTTTCGCCGCCTTCCTGACGACCAAGCGGGAAGTATCCGCCGATGTCGAGGCCGCGGTGCGCGCGATCATCGCTCGGGTGCGCGCCGAGGGCGATGCGGCGCTGATCGACTATTCCAGTCGGTTCGACCGTGCCGACCTGAAAAGCGTCGGCATCGCCGTATCGAAAGACGAAATCGCCAGCGCCTATGATAGGGCCGATGCACAGACGATCAAGGCGCTCGAATTCGCGCGCGACCGCATCCGTGCCTATCATGAGCAGCAGCTTCCGAAGGACAATCGCTATACGGATGCCGCCGGAGTCGAACTGGGCTGGCGCTGGACGGCGATCGAAGCCGTCGGGCTCTACGTGCCGGGCGGCACCGCAAGCTATCCAAGCTCGGTGCTGATGAATGCCATACCGGCCAGGGTTGCCGGCGTCGAACGCGTCGCGATCTGCGTGCCCGCCTCCGGCGGCGCCATACCGCCGCTGGTGCTCGTGGCGGCCGATATCGCTGGCGTTTCCGAAATCTATCGCGTCGGCGGCGCCCAGGCGATCGCCGCCCTTGCCTATGGCACCGAAACGATAAAGCCGGTGGCCAAGGTCGTCGGCCCCGGCAATGCCTATGTCGCGGCGGCCAAGCGGCAGGTGTTCGGCACGGTCGGCATCGACATGATCGCCGGCCCCTCGGAAGTGCTCGTGGTGGCCGACGGCAACAACAATCCTGACTGGATCGCCGCCGACCTGCTCGCCCAGGCCGAACACGATGTATCGGCGCAATCGATCCTGATCACCGACGATCCGGCCTTCGGCAAGGCAGTCGAACAAGCGGTCCAACGCCAGTTGCAGAGCTTGCCGCGCGGCGAGACCGCCGCGGCGAGCTGGCGCGATTTCGGCGCGGTGATCGAGGTCAAGACCATCGAGGCCGCGCTGCCGCTGGTCGACCGTATCGCGGCCGAACATGTAGAGCTGGCCATCGACGATGCCGAAGGTTTCCTGTCGCGGATGCGCAATGCCGGTGCCGTCTTTCTCGGCCGCCACACGCCGGAAGCCATCGGCGACTATGTCGGCGGCTCCAATCACGTGCTGCCGACGGCCCGCTCGGCGCGCTTCTCGTCGGGCCTGTCGGTGCTCGACTTCGTCAAGCGCACCTCGGTCCTGAAACTCGGGCCGGAGCAGTTGCGTGTGCTGGCGCCGGCGGCGATCGCGCTCGCCAAGGCGGAAGGGCTCGAGGCGCATGGCCGCTCCGTCGCCATACGGCTGAACATGTAG
- a CDS encoding UPF0262 family protein, producing MTGPDQTRAKLIDVELDESIGRSTPDVEHERAVAIFDLIEENSFQPVNDSGAGPYRLKLSLAEQRLVFAVAREDGTAVVTHILSLTPLRRIVKDYYMICESYYDAIRSSTPSHIEAIDMGRRGLHNEGSQTLMDRLSGKIDIDFDTARRLFTLVCVLHWRG from the coding sequence ATGACGGGCCCCGATCAAACCCGCGCAAAGCTGATCGATGTCGAACTCGATGAATCGATCGGCCGTTCGACGCCCGATGTCGAGCACGAACGGGCGGTGGCGATCTTCGACCTGATCGAGGAGAACAGTTTTCAGCCCGTCAACGACAGCGGCGCCGGTCCCTACCGGCTGAAACTGTCGTTGGCCGAGCAGCGCCTGGTCTTCGCCGTGGCGCGCGAGGACGGCACCGCGGTGGTCACCCACATCCTGTCGCTGACGCCGCTCCGGCGCATCGTCAAGGACTACTACATGATCTGCGAAAGCTATTACGACGCCATCCGCTCCTCGACGCCGAGCCATATCGAGGCGATCGACATGGGCCGGCGCGGTTTGCACAATGAAGGTTCGCAGACGCTGATGGACCGGCTCTCCGGCAAGATCGACATCGACTTCGACACGGCGCGACGGCTGTTCACGCTGGTCTGCGTGCTGCACTGGCGGGGCTAG